A single genomic interval of Acipenser ruthenus chromosome 28, fAciRut3.2 maternal haplotype, whole genome shotgun sequence harbors:
- the LOC131701932 gene encoding uncharacterized protein K02A2.6-like, translated as MAAYGKIEEYKAEQEDWIQYTERLSQYFIANEIKETEKQRAILLSVCGAKTYSLLRSLVAPLKPSEKTFAELVAALTEHYNPKPSAIVQRFKFDSCSRKPGISVAGFVAELRALSEYCEFGDTLNDRLRDRLVCGINDERIQRRLLSESTLDFRKALDIAQGMEIAAKNTSDLQATTSGILLLSTGTVNEISYDKSRRQTSYSENQHKLPCYRCGGKHSPDVCNFKDAECYSCKKRGHVARVCRSKKKDTLKQPRKEESMHVVEEESEVYTMFNVRSKQQREKPITVEVIINDQVTTMEIDTGASVSIISESTYNRNWPLDNKPELTTSDVVLRTYTGEQVPILGSISVLVKYQGQEIYLRLTVVKGEGPSLLGRDWLKQLKLNWTELFWTQAAGYQTLLEKHSELFQSGLGTLRGTTGKIQVDPAARPRFFKPRPVPYAMKDKVDQELDRLIAEGVIEPVQFSEWAAPIVPILKADGSVRICGDYKVTVNQVARIDTYPIPRIEDLYATLAGGQKFTKIDLSNAYLQILLDKGSKPYVTINTHRGLFCYNRLPFGVSAAPGIFQRIMDSLLQGIQGVCVYLDDILITGRTEQEHLANLEEVLHRLSQSGMRIKKDKCVFQAPEVIYLGHKIDAAGLHPVEEKVRAISEAPAPKSVTELKSFLGLLNYYGRFLPNLSTVLAPLHKLLQKQVRWHWGLEQTKAFTQAKALLQSSDVLVHYDGKKALVLSCDASPYGLGAVLAHRMLDGSERPISYASRSLAPAEKKYSQLEKEGLAVIFGVKRFHCYLLGRHFTINSDHKPLQSLFNENKPIPPMASARIQRWALTLAAYDYSFRYKPGEDLGNADALSRLPLPEGPQKVPMPTETVLLLEWLSTSPLDARQVSKATERDPVLSRIRRMVTNGWVGLPNRETKPYFSRKQEISIMEGCLLWGARVIIPPTLRLQVLKLLHEAHPGIVRMKCLARSYVWWPKMDQELEKKVQECTRCQANRHGPPEAPLHPWKWPQKPWERIHVDYAGPVNGKMLLVIVDAHSKWIEVHPMTSSTAEATIDRLRVTFAALGLPESVVSDNGPQFVGELFRQFMVQNGIKHIKTSPYHPSSNGLAERAVQTIKEGLKKMEKGNMESKLIRFLFKYRVTPQATTGKSPAELLMGRKLRTHLDLLYPDERARVEQKQAQQKANHDIHARQRFFKVGDSVFARNFGTGPQWLSGTISKQTGPVSYVVQLQDGRACRRHVDHVRRGFPKEPETDMPQPDSPQLDVEDTVSDQPSVDQGDSRTKTQDQLANYEEEQEILEDTSENQDITVGDQTEDTAPLRRSSRIPKPRVLMDW; from the coding sequence atggcgGCATACGGCAAAATTGAAGAATATAAGGCAGAACAAGAGGACTGGATTCAGTATACAGAGAGACTGTCCCAGTATTTCATCGCAAATGaaattaaagaaactgaaaaGCAACGTGCAATCTTGCTTAGTGTATGCGGGGCTAAAACGTATAGCCTTTTGAGAAGTTTAGTGGCTCCACTTAAACCTAGTGAAAAAACATTTGCCGAGCTCGTGGCAGCTCTTACAGAGCATTATAATCCGAAACCATCAGCCATAGTACAGAGATTTAAATTTGATAGCTGTTCTCGCAAGCCAGGCATATCAGTAGCTGGTTTCGTAGCGGAACTCCGCGCACTTTCAGAGTATTGCGAGTTCGGAGACACATTGAATGACCGTTTGAGAGACAGACTAGTGTGTGGAATTAACGATGAACGCATACAACGCCGATTACTGTCAGAGTCGACGCTGGATTTCAGAAAGGCACTGGATATTGCGCAAGGGATGGAAATTGCAGCAAAAAATACTTCCGATCTACAGGCTACAACAAGCGGCATTCTACTGTTAAGCACAGGTACGGTCAATGAGATTTCATACGATAAATCCAGAAGACAGACCAGTTACTCAGAGAACCAGCACAAATTGCCATGTTATAGATGTGGGGGTAAGCACTCACCTGATGTCTGTAATTTTAAAGATGCTGAGTGTTACTCCTGTAAAAAGCGTGGCCATGTTGCCAGAGTCTGTCGTAGTAAAAAGAAAGATACACTGAAACAGCCCAGGAAGGAGGAATCGATGCACGTAGTGGAGGAGGAAAGTGAAGTGTATACAATGTTCAATGTAAGAAGCAAGCAGCAGAGGGAAAAGCCAATCACTGTAGAGGTTATTATAAATGACCAAGTAACCACCATGGAGATTGATACTGGAGCTTCAGTATCAATAATTAGTGAATCAACTTACAACAGAAACTGGCCTTTGGACAATAAACCTGAACTTACCACATCTGATGTGGTTCTACGCACCTATACAGGGGAACAAGTTCCAATACTGGGGTCCATCAGTGTTTTGGTTAAATACCAAGGACAAGAGATATATTTACGACTCACTGTAGTTAAAGGGGAAGGCCCCAGTCTGCTGGGTCGGGACTGGTTAAAACAGTTGAAACTAAACTGGACAGAGCTATTTTGGACACAAGCTGCAGGATACCAAACATTGTTGGAGAAGCATAGCGAACTCTTTCAAAGTGGTTTAGGTACACTCAGGGGAACGACAGGAAAAATTCAGGTGGACCCAGCAGCTAGGCCACGTTTTTTCAAACCGAGACCAGTCCCATACGCCATGAAAGACAAAGTGGATCAAGAACTGGACCGATTGATAGCAGAAGGGGTTATTGAACCAGTACAGTTTTCTGAGTGGGCAGCCCCAATTGTACCAATCCTAAAAGCAGATGGCAGTGTACGTATATGTGGGGACTACAAGGTCACAGTTAACCAAGTGGCAAGGATAGATACATACCCCATTCCCAGGATTGAAGATCTTTATGCTACGCTCGCCGGAGGACAGAAATTTACAAAAATTGATTTGAGCAACGCTTACCTGCAAATTCTACTGGACAAAGGATCCAAACCTTATGTGACCATTAACACACATCGGGGACTGTTTTGCTATAACCGCTTGCCTTTTGGAGTGTCAGCAGCACCTGGCATTTTTCAAAGAATAATGGATTCGCTCTTACAGGGcatacagggtgtgtgtgtgtaccttgaTGACATTCTCATTACAGGCAGAACTGAACAGGAACATCTTGCAAATTTAGAGGAAGTGTTACACAGGCTCTCACAGTCAGGAATGCGTATAAAAAAAGACAAGTGTGTTTTCCAGGCTCCTGAAGTCATCTATTTGGGACATAAGATAGACGCAGCCGGTCTACATCCCGTGGAAGAGAAAGTGAGAGCCATATCAGAAGCTCCAGCCCCAAAATCTGTTACTGAGCTAAAATCCTTTCTTGGCCTGCTTAACTATTATGGACGTTTCTTGCCAAATCTGTCCACAGTTTTAGCACCATTGCATAAACTGTTGCAGAAACAGGTCCGGTGGCATTGGGGTTTGGAGCAGACAAAGGCGTTTACGCAGGCAAAAGCTCTGCTGCAGTCTTCAGACGTACTGGTGCACTATGATGGTAAGAAAGCCCTGGTGTTATCATGTGACGCTTCGCCTTATGGATTGGGAGCTGTGCTTGCACATAGGATGTTGGATGGTTCGGAGCGGCCCATCAGCTATGCATCACGCTCTTTGGCACCTGCCGAGAAAAAGTATTCTCAACTGGAGAAGGAAGGGCTGGCTGTTATTTTTGGCGTAAAAAGGTTCCATTGCTATCTGCTGGGCAGACATTTTACAATAAATTCAGATCACAAGCCTCTCCAGAGCttgttcaatgaaaataaaccaaTACCCCCAATGGCCTCGGCTAGAATTCAGCGCTGGGCTCTAACGTTGGCTGCATATGACTACAGTTTCCGATATAAACCGGGGGAGGACCTTGGCAACGCAGATGCACTGAGCAGACTTCCTTTACCAGAAGGCCCACAAAAAGTGCCAATGCCAACCGAAACAGTTCTTTTATTGGAATGGCTCTCAACGTCCCCGTTAGATGCGAGACAGGTCAGCAAGGCTACCGAAAGAGACCCAGTGTTATCAAGGATACGCAGAATGGTTACAAATGGTTGGGTGGGGTTGCCAAATAGGGAAACCAAGCCTTATTTTAGCAGGAAACAAGAAATAAGCATCATGGAAGGTTGTCTCCTGTGGGGAGCACGTGTCATCATTCCACCTACACTGAGACTGCAAGTTCTAAAATTACTGCATGAGGCACACCCAGGGATAGTGCGCATGAAGTGTTTGGCACGGAGCTATGTGTGGTGGCCGAAAATGGACCAGGAATTAGAAAAGAAGGTCCAGGAATGTACCAGATGCCAAGCAAATCGGCACGGCCCTCCAGAGGCACCGCTACATCCCTGGAAATGGCCACAAAAACCATGGGAAAGAATTCATGTGGATTATGCTGGTCCTGTTAATGGAAAAATGCTCCTGGTGATAGTGGATGCGCATTCCAAGTGGATCGAGGTCCACCCGATGACCTCGTCCACAGCTGAGGCTACTATTGACAGACTCAGAGTCACTTTTGCTGCTTTAGGGCTGCCAGAATCAGTTGTTTCCGACAATGGACCACAGTTTGTGGGAGAACTATTCAGGCAGTTTATGGTCCAAAATGGCATTAAGCACATTAAAACATCCCCTTATCACCCCTCCTCTAACGGTTTAGCAGAGAGGGCAGTTCAGACAATCAAGGAAGGATTAAAGAAAATGGAAAAGGGGAATATGGAGTCGAAACTGATCAGGTTTCTTTTCAAGTACAGGGTGACGCCCCAAGCCACCACAGGTAAATCACCAGCGGAGCTCCTGATGGGACGGAAACTTCGCACCCACCTGGATTTGCTATACCCAGATGAGAGAGCCAGGGTTGAGCAGAAACAGGCGCAACAGAAAGCAAATCATGATATACACGCCAGACAACGGTTCTTTAAGGTGGGGGACAGTGTGTTTGCTCGTAACTTTGGCACAGGGCCGCAGTGGTTGTCAGGCACCATAAGCAAACAGACAGGTCCAGTGTCATACGTTGTACAATTGCAAGATGGTAGAGCCTGCCGGAGACATGTGGACCATGTCCGTAGGGGTTTTCCTAAAGAACCTGAGACAGATATGCCGCAGCCTGACAGTCCCCAACTAGACGTAGAGGACACTGTGTCTGACCAGCCCAGTGTGGACCAGGGTGACTCAAGGACAAAGACACAGGATCAGCTTGCAAACTATGAAGAAGAACAGGAGATTCTAGAAGACACTTCTGAGAATCAGGACATTACAGTGGGGGACCAAACAGAAGACACAGCCCCTTTGCGTCGCTCTAGTCGTATCCCGAAGCCTCGGGTACTGATGGACTGGTAA